Proteins from a single region of Fundidesulfovibrio magnetotacticus:
- a CDS encoding glycosyltransferase family protein codes for MNVVLYCQHVLGLGHFMRSLALLEAMAPHRCVFVAGGPDAPVALPGHITLERLPAISMDETFSRLLAGDDPEALKAARRTRLLDILERERPDVLLVELYPFGRRAFEFELLPALEAARAGAFGRPRVLCSLRDILVEKTDPEKYQTRVIARLNALFDGLLVHSDPSLFPLEETFPRAREIAVPLHYTGFVTPRPDPLSRRRVRGELGLAGTDRLVVASAGGGKVGSELLFAALDAHPFLQHDNPPRLELFSGPFLDDAAFERLRAVASGRERRRVSRFSGDFLGLLAASDASLSLAGYNTTMNILAAGARALVWPFEQNREQRLRAERLAARGLLGVLEHGDLHPARLAERVHALLESPAPDPRAAPDLDGARNTARIVTRDTAQAG; via the coding sequence GTGAACGTGGTCCTCTATTGCCAGCACGTGCTGGGCCTTGGGCACTTCATGCGCTCCCTGGCCCTCCTGGAGGCCATGGCCCCGCACCGCTGCGTCTTCGTGGCGGGCGGACCCGATGCCCCCGTCGCGCTGCCCGGCCACATCACGCTGGAGCGCCTCCCGGCCATCTCCATGGACGAGACCTTCAGCCGCCTCCTGGCCGGGGACGACCCCGAAGCCCTCAAGGCCGCCCGCAGAACCCGCCTCCTGGATATCCTGGAGCGCGAACGGCCCGACGTGCTGCTGGTGGAGCTCTATCCTTTCGGGCGGCGCGCCTTCGAGTTCGAACTGCTCCCCGCCCTGGAGGCCGCGCGCGCCGGAGCCTTCGGCCGCCCCCGCGTGTTGTGCAGCCTGCGCGACATCCTCGTGGAAAAGACCGACCCCGAAAAATACCAGACCCGCGTCATCGCCCGGCTCAACGCGCTGTTCGACGGTCTGCTCGTGCACTCCGACCCCTCCCTTTTCCCTCTGGAGGAGACCTTTCCCCGCGCCCGGGAGATCGCCGTGCCCCTGCATTACACCGGCTTCGTCACCCCCAGGCCCGATCCCCTTTCGCGCCGACGCGTCCGCGGCGAACTGGGGCTCGCCGGAACCGACCGCCTCGTGGTCGCCAGCGCCGGCGGCGGCAAGGTGGGCTCGGAGCTGCTCTTTGCAGCCCTGGACGCCCACCCCTTTCTGCAACATGACAATCCTCCAAGGTTGGAACTTTTCTCGGGACCCTTCCTTGACGACGCAGCCTTCGAGCGGTTACGGGCCGTAGCCTCCGGCCGGGAACGCCGACGCGTCTCCCGCTTCTCCGGAGATTTCCTGGGCCTGCTGGCTGCCTCGGACGCGTCGCTGTCGCTGGCCGGTTACAACACCACGATGAACATCCTGGCCGCCGGAGCCCGCGCGCTGGTCTGGCCCTTCGAGCAGAACCGCGAGCAGCGCCTGCGCGCCGAACGCCTTGCCGCGAGAGGACTCCTGGGCGTGCTGGAGCACGGCGACCTCCACCCGGCGCGCCTGGCCGAACGCGTGCATGCCCTGCTCGAAAGCCCCGCGCCCGACCCACGCGCAGCCCCCGACCTGGACGGCGCGCGGAACACGGCACGCATCGTGACCCGCGATACGGCCCAGGCCGGTTAA
- a CDS encoding histidine phosphatase family protein: protein MTRIGIIRHARTQWNNEGRIQGRSDSPVTPQGLASARFWAATLEPFGFSALYSSPLGRAMATSRALGRELGLEPRPLPGVEEQDFGEWTGRKVADLREEGLLSLQEALGWAFTPPGGESRAQLLARSWDALLRLARSNQDQPVLVVAHEGVVRALVYALLGRDYLPWEPRILAPRALHVLEAREGCLRLAEWNVPL, encoded by the coding sequence ATGACCCGCATCGGGATCATCCGCCACGCCCGTACCCAGTGGAACAACGAGGGGCGCATCCAGGGCCGGTCCGATTCGCCCGTCACCCCCCAGGGCCTGGCCTCGGCGCGCTTCTGGGCCGCCACTCTCGAACCGTTCGGCTTCTCGGCGCTTTACTCCAGCCCCCTGGGCCGGGCCATGGCCACCTCCCGCGCCCTGGGCCGGGAACTCGGCCTGGAGCCCAGGCCGCTGCCCGGCGTCGAAGAGCAGGACTTCGGCGAATGGACCGGCAGAAAGGTGGCCGACCTGCGCGAGGAAGGTCTTCTTTCCCTCCAGGAAGCCCTGGGCTGGGCCTTCACGCCCCCCGGCGGCGAGAGCCGCGCGCAACTGCTGGCCCGCTCCTGGGATGCCCTGCTGCGCCTGGCCCGTTCCAACCAGGACCAGCCCGTGCTGGTGGTGGCCCACGAAGGCGTGGTGCGCGCCCTGGTCTACGCCCTGCTCGGGCGCGACTACCTCCCCTGGGAGCCCAGGATACTGGCCCCCCGCGCCCTGCACGTCCTGGAAGCCCGCGAGGGCTGCCTGCGCCTGGCCGAGTGGAACGTGCCCCTCTAA